Within Gilvibacter sp. SZ-19, the genomic segment AGCCCCATTCGATGGATTTCTTTTCTGATTCGATCTGATCTCTGGCAGCTTGACGTTTTCTGAGTTCTATCTCATACAGCTGCGATTTAAGCATCTGCATGGCCTTTTCACGGTTCTCCAGTTGTGACCGCGTTTCACTATTGTGTATCACGATCCCAGAAGGGTGGTGGGTCAAGATCGCTTTGGTCTCTACTTTATTCACGTTCTGTCCACCGGCACCGCTAGATCGCGCAAAATCCCAGCTAATATCCGCAGGATTTATATCTATCTCTATACTGTCATCTGCAAGTGGATAAACATAGACCGAAGCAAAACTCGTATGGCGTTTTGCATTGCTGTCAAAAGGAGAGATGCGCACCAAGCGGTGAACACCGTTCTCACTTTTTAACCAACCAAATCCGTATTCTCCATCGATCTCTAAGGTAACGGTTTTTACACCAGCTACATCTCCCGCTTGAAAATTTAGTTCTTTTACTTTAAACCCTTTCTTTTCTGCCCACATCAGATACATGCGCATAAGCATTTGTGCCCAGTCGCAACTCTCCGTGCCTCCTGCGCCAGCTGTGATCTGCAGTACAGCGCTCATATCGTCACCCTCGTCGCTCATCATATTTCTGAACTCCAGGCTTTCTGTAGCATCTAAAGCTTTGGTAAAGGCAGCATCAACCTGCGCTGCAGTGGCTTCGTCCTCTTTATAGAATTCTAAGAGCACTTCGGCTTCGTCAATCAAAGTAACAGCCTCTTCAAAATCACTGACCCATTTTTTTTGGCCGCGTAATTTTTTCATAAAAGCTTCTGCTTCTTTGGGATTGTTCCAAAAGTTTGGGTCAAAGGTCTTTTCTTCGTCGTTGGCTATAATGACACGCTTTCCGGCTATGTCAAAGATACCTCCTTAACGCATCCTGGCGCTCTCTAAGATCTTTAATCTGATCTGTTGTAGTCATACTTGCTTGTTAGAGAGACAAAAATAAAACTTCAGCCTCTGCGATGAAACATTTTTGATGTATTTTTATGGCACTAGCAAACCATTTATTTATGAAGCGATTGATTTGCCTTTTGGCAATTGTATGTGTCATCTCCCCAGTTAAATCACAATTTTTAGACAAGAAAGAAGACCTACAGACCTTTGATGGGTTTTTCAAGTTTCATTACAGCCCTTCTGAAGACGCTATTTTTCTAGAGGTCGACAAGCTCGATGAAGAATTTCTTTATGTTCATTCACTCACCTCAGGACTCGGTTCCAATGATATTGGATTAGACCGCGGTCAGTTAGGTGATGGTGTCATAGTCAAGTTTGTCAAAGCAGGGAACAAGCTGTTGCTTATGCAACCCAATCAGGAGTATCGCGCCGTTACAGACAATCAGGCCGAGAAACGTTCGGTAGAGCAGGCCTTTGCTAAGTCAGTACTTTTTGGTTTTCCCATAAAAGAGACCAAGGGCAGCACTTATGTTATTGATCTTACTCCTTTTTTGA encodes:
- the prfB gene encoding peptide chain release factor 2 (programmed frameshift) — protein: MTTTDQIKDLRERQDALRRYLDIAGKRVIIANDEEKTFDPNFWNNPKEAEAFMKKLRGQKKWVSDFEEAVTLIDEAEVLLEFYKEDEATAAQVDAAFTKALDATESLEFRNMMSDEGDDMSAVLQITAGAGGTESCDWAQMLMRMYLMWAEKKGFKVKELNFQAGDVAGVKTVTLEIDGEYGFGWLKSENGVHRLVRISPFDSNAKRHTSFASVYVYPLADDSIEIDINPADISWDFARSSGAGGQNVNKVETKAILTHHPSGIVIHNSETRSQLENREKAMQMLKSQLYEIELRKRQAARDQIESEKKSIEWGSQIRNYVLHPYKLIKDVRTNYESGNTDAVLDGNIDEFLKEYLMMTGQEKPADEL